A portion of the Thermoflexus hugenholtzii JAD2 genome contains these proteins:
- a CDS encoding ABC transporter permease, producing MREIRRPGAIARGWTREGILLGIVAGLLIAIALLTPKFLTATNLQITSRYLVEVGLVAIPMTMIILIRGIDISVGSIVALTTIVLGFSWSVYRIPMVAAIALALTVATLCGLLNGLAITRLRVPDLVVTLSTLAIYRGIAEGLGGGGRVYLYEDPIMRFLGEGQILGIPVGLWVFLPAVLIAGLVLDRTAWGRSLYAIGHNETAARFAGIRVDRIRLLVYTLSGLASGVSALFMAGRLGTARATAGLGLEFEVITAVVVGGTAISGGEGSIWGSFLGVVMVTALRNGLNLIGVPSPIQAMIIGALLILTVLVNENLRVRIRGWVRPATPVPAHEAEPAPAANPSPHERR from the coding sequence ATGAGGGAGATCCGGCGGCCGGGAGCGATCGCCCGGGGATGGACCCGGGAAGGGATCCTGTTGGGGATCGTGGCGGGATTGCTGATCGCCATCGCCCTGCTGACGCCCAAGTTCCTGACGGCCACCAACTTGCAGATCACCTCCCGCTATCTGGTGGAGGTGGGCCTGGTGGCCATCCCGATGACGATGATCATCCTGATCCGCGGGATTGACATCTCCGTGGGCTCCATCGTCGCCCTCACCACAATCGTCCTGGGGTTCTCGTGGAGCGTGTATCGGATCCCCATGGTCGCCGCGATCGCCCTGGCCCTGACGGTGGCGACCCTTTGCGGCCTCCTGAACGGGTTGGCCATCACCCGGTTGCGGGTTCCGGATTTGGTGGTGACCCTTTCGACCCTGGCGATCTACCGGGGGATCGCCGAGGGCCTCGGGGGTGGGGGGCGGGTCTATCTGTATGAGGATCCGATCATGCGCTTTCTGGGGGAGGGGCAAATCCTGGGGATCCCGGTGGGGCTGTGGGTGTTCCTGCCAGCGGTGCTCATCGCTGGACTGGTGCTGGACCGGACCGCCTGGGGGAGGTCGCTATACGCCATCGGGCATAACGAGACGGCCGCGCGCTTCGCCGGGATAAGGGTGGACCGGATCCGCCTGCTGGTTTACACCCTTTCCGGGCTGGCCAGCGGGGTGAGTGCCCTCTTTATGGCCGGACGCCTGGGGACGGCGCGGGCGACGGCCGGCCTGGGCCTGGAGTTCGAGGTCATCACGGCGGTGGTCGTGGGGGGGACGGCGATCTCCGGCGGGGAAGGGAGCATCTGGGGCAGCTTCCTGGGCGTGGTGATGGTCACCGCCTTGCGAAACGGCCTCAACCTGATCGGGGTGCCCTCCCCGATTCAGGCCATGATCATCGGCGCGTTGCTGATCCTGACGGTGCTGGTGAACGAGAATCTGCGCGTGCGCATCCGGGGATGGGTGCGCCCGGCAACGCCGGTGCCCGCGCATGAGGCGGAGCCGGCGCCCGCGGCGAACCCGTCTCCCCATGAAAGGAGGTGA
- a CDS encoding DeoR/GlpR family DNA-binding transcription regulator, whose protein sequence is MRYPYERRQAILRILEAEGRVSVADLSRRFALSEVTIRKDLAWLEAQGLLIRTHGGALPADRNPVELAFEVRERLNREEKIRIGQAAASLVQDGDSIALDASTTAMYLARFLRDRRELTVLTNGIRVAMEFAGRPGITVLMPGGMLRWEAFSLVGTWGEDLLRRMHIHKAFVGAKGLTLEEGLTDVNPEEVRLKQAIVETAKEVIAILDHTKWGRVAFATFCPLERIRLVITDVQAPPELVEAVRRRGVEVWQV, encoded by the coding sequence ATGCGGTATCCGTATGAGCGGCGGCAGGCGATCCTGCGGATTTTGGAGGCCGAGGGGCGGGTCTCGGTGGCGGATCTCAGCCGCCGGTTTGCCCTCTCGGAGGTGACGATTCGGAAGGACCTGGCGTGGCTGGAGGCGCAGGGGTTGTTGATTCGCACGCATGGGGGGGCCCTGCCGGCGGATCGCAACCCGGTCGAGCTGGCGTTTGAAGTGCGGGAACGCCTGAACCGGGAGGAGAAGATCCGCATTGGGCAGGCGGCGGCGTCCCTGGTTCAGGATGGAGACAGCATCGCCCTGGATGCCAGCACGACGGCCATGTATCTGGCGCGGTTCCTTCGGGATCGTCGGGAGCTCACCGTGCTCACCAACGGCATCCGGGTGGCGATGGAGTTCGCCGGGCGGCCGGGGATCACCGTGCTGATGCCCGGGGGCATGTTGCGCTGGGAAGCTTTCTCCCTGGTTGGAACATGGGGCGAGGACCTCCTGCGGCGGATGCACATCCACAAGGCCTTCGTCGGCGCCAAAGGCTTGACCCTGGAGGAAGGGCTGACCGATGTGAACCCGGAGGAGGTCCGCCTCAAGCAGGCGATTGTGGAGACGGCCAAGGAAGTGATCGCCATTTTGGACCACACCAAGTGGGGCCGGGTGGCTTTCGCAACGTTCTGTCCTCTGGAGCGGATCCGGCTGGTGATCACGGACGTGCAGGCCCCGCCCGAGCTGGTCGAAGCTGTTCGGCGGAGGGGGGTGGAGGTCTGGCAGGTCTGA
- a CDS encoding Glu/Leu/Phe/Val family dehydrogenase, with protein MEGDRIEAPIYSPSYSSPEAIRKGLQAWQAALAQFDKAAHILEASGHPLKRGLIEFLRRPKRELIVNFPVQMDDGSIRMFTGYRVHHNAVRGPTKGGIRYHPDVTLEEVRALAMWMTWKCALVNIPYGGAKGGVAVDPNALSPRELERLTRRYATEISLLMHPGGDVPAPDVGTNPQIMAWIMDTYSMHTGFTQPAVVTGKPLEVGGTMGRVEATGRGVMMVVAEALKVNRIPIEQATLAIQGFGNVGSYAALTAHQMGAKVVAVSDVHGGVYHPKGLNIPQLVEHVRRHRTVVGFPEGEPISNAELLTLKVDVLIPAALENQITAENAPSIQARILAEGANGPTTPEADEILIEKGVFIVPDILCNAGGVIASYFEWVQDLQSFFWTEEEINSRMERILKRAFYEVLAKEEELRPYGLKRGDYRTAAQALAIWRVAQATLIRGIYP; from the coding sequence ATGGAGGGCGATCGCATCGAAGCGCCGATCTACAGTCCATCCTACTCTTCTCCGGAGGCCATCCGGAAAGGGTTGCAGGCCTGGCAGGCCGCCCTGGCCCAGTTCGACAAGGCCGCCCATATCCTGGAAGCCTCGGGCCATCCCCTCAAGCGGGGGCTGATCGAGTTCCTGCGCCGCCCCAAACGGGAGCTGATCGTCAACTTCCCCGTCCAGATGGACGACGGCTCCATCCGCATGTTCACCGGCTACCGGGTGCACCACAACGCCGTCCGCGGCCCCACCAAGGGCGGCATCCGCTACCACCCGGATGTCACCCTGGAGGAGGTGCGGGCCCTGGCCATGTGGATGACCTGGAAGTGCGCCCTGGTGAACATCCCCTACGGGGGCGCCAAAGGCGGCGTGGCTGTGGACCCCAACGCGCTCTCCCCCCGGGAGCTGGAACGCCTCACCCGCCGCTACGCCACCGAGATCAGCCTGCTGATGCACCCGGGTGGGGACGTCCCCGCACCGGATGTGGGGACCAACCCCCAGATCATGGCCTGGATCATGGACACCTACTCCATGCACACCGGCTTCACCCAGCCCGCCGTGGTCACCGGGAAACCTCTGGAAGTCGGAGGGACGATGGGGCGGGTGGAGGCGACCGGCCGCGGGGTGATGATGGTGGTGGCCGAGGCCCTGAAGGTGAACCGCATCCCCATCGAGCAGGCCACCCTCGCCATCCAGGGCTTCGGGAACGTGGGCTCCTATGCCGCCCTCACCGCCCACCAGATGGGGGCGAAGGTGGTGGCTGTCAGCGACGTCCACGGCGGCGTCTACCACCCGAAAGGCCTGAACATCCCCCAGCTCGTCGAACACGTCCGTCGACACCGGACCGTAGTGGGATTCCCCGAGGGGGAGCCCATCTCCAACGCGGAGCTCCTGACGCTGAAGGTGGATGTGCTCATCCCCGCCGCCCTGGAGAACCAGATCACGGCGGAGAACGCCCCCTCCATCCAGGCCCGCATCCTGGCCGAGGGCGCCAACGGCCCCACCACCCCCGAGGCCGACGAGATCCTGATCGAGAAGGGGGTTTTCATCGTCCCGGACATCCTGTGCAACGCGGGCGGGGTGATCGCCTCCTACTTCGAGTGGGTGCAGGATCTGCAGTCGTTCTTCTGGACGGAGGAGGAGATCAACAGCCGGATGGAGCGGATCCTGAAGCGCGCCTTCTACGAGGTGCTGGCCAAGGAGGAGGAGCTCCGCCCCTACG
- a CDS encoding sugar ABC transporter ATP-binding protein: protein MDTPLLALRNIYKAFPGVQALAGVSLDLHAGEVHALVGENGAGKSTLIKIAAGVHEPDAGEILIGGRPVRLQGPRHATTLGIAVIHQEPYLFPTLSVLENLFVGFHPRRGPLGLVDWRAMAQRAEGVFRELGISLPLDRPAGELSAAQQQLLQIARSLLQDARVLIMDEPTSSLSQKEVEILFGIIGRLRQRGVGVLYISHRLEEVFALADRVTVLRDGQWVGTYPISAVTPEALIARMVGRELTQMFPHTPHPPGEVRLRVQGLGRPGLFEGISFELRAGEIVGMAGLVGAGRSEVAQAIFGILPLEEGWIEVDGRRMVPRAPWEAMAAGIFYIPEDRHRQGIVAPLSVRANLTLAILRRLARFGWIDRRAEDALVDAYRERLRIRVSDPEQPVGTLSGGNQQKVVVARGLATQPRVLILDEPTRGIDVGTKAEIHRLMDELAGQGMAILMISSELPEILGMSDRILVMRAGRLMGELRREEATPEQVMALAMGLTSNGGVQAPEAR from the coding sequence ATGGATACGCCTCTCCTCGCGCTTCGGAACATCTATAAGGCTTTCCCGGGGGTTCAGGCGCTGGCCGGGGTTTCCCTGGACCTCCACGCGGGGGAGGTGCACGCCCTGGTGGGGGAGAACGGGGCGGGGAAATCGACGCTGATCAAGATCGCCGCAGGGGTTCATGAGCCGGACGCCGGGGAGATCCTGATCGGGGGGCGGCCGGTGCGGCTTCAGGGGCCCCGCCATGCGACGACCCTGGGCATCGCGGTGATCCATCAGGAGCCCTATCTCTTCCCCACCCTCTCGGTGCTGGAGAACCTGTTCGTGGGTTTTCATCCGCGCAGGGGGCCGCTGGGCCTGGTGGATTGGCGGGCGATGGCCCAGCGAGCAGAGGGCGTGTTCCGGGAGCTGGGGATCTCGTTGCCGCTGGATCGCCCGGCCGGGGAGCTCAGCGCCGCCCAGCAGCAGCTGCTCCAGATCGCCCGTTCCCTCCTTCAGGACGCGCGGGTCCTGATCATGGACGAGCCCACCTCGTCCCTCTCCCAGAAAGAGGTGGAGATCCTTTTCGGGATCATCGGGCGCCTGCGCCAGCGTGGGGTAGGCGTTCTTTATATTTCCCACCGTCTGGAGGAGGTCTTCGCGCTGGCCGACCGGGTGACCGTGCTGCGGGATGGCCAGTGGGTGGGGACCTATCCGATCTCCGCGGTCACGCCGGAGGCCTTGATCGCCCGTATGGTGGGCCGGGAGCTCACCCAGATGTTCCCCCATACGCCCCATCCCCCCGGCGAGGTCCGGTTGCGGGTCCAGGGTTTGGGGCGCCCTGGCCTCTTCGAGGGGATCTCCTTTGAGTTGCGGGCAGGGGAGATCGTGGGGATGGCCGGTCTGGTGGGGGCCGGTCGCTCGGAGGTTGCCCAGGCCATCTTCGGCATCCTCCCGCTGGAGGAGGGCTGGATCGAAGTGGATGGACGCCGGATGGTCCCCCGGGCGCCCTGGGAGGCGATGGCCGCGGGGATTTTCTACATCCCGGAGGACCGTCACCGGCAGGGGATCGTGGCGCCGCTCTCAGTGCGGGCTAACCTGACCCTGGCGATCCTGCGCCGGCTGGCCCGTTTCGGCTGGATCGATCGCCGCGCGGAGGACGCGCTGGTGGACGCCTATCGGGAGCGCCTGCGGATCCGCGTGTCGGATCCGGAGCAGCCCGTGGGCACCCTCTCTGGTGGCAACCAGCAAAAGGTGGTGGTGGCTCGTGGGCTGGCCACCCAGCCTCGCGTTCTGATCCTGGACGAGCCTACCCGGGGCATCGATGTGGGGACCAAGGCGGAGATCCACCGGTTGATGGATGAGCTGGCGGGGCAGGGGATGGCGATCCTGATGATCTCCTCGGAGTTGCCGGAGATCCTGGGGATGTCGGATCGCATCCTGGTGATGCGGGCCGGCCGTCTGATGGGCGAGTTGCGGCGGGAGGAGGCCACGCCGGAGCAGGTGATGGCGCTGGCCATGGGCCTGACCTCCAATGGCGGGGTCCAGGCCCCGGAGGCGCGCTGA
- a CDS encoding sensor histidine kinase encodes MEIPPTIRDPLLEWVDCLLRSADPEEVLREAAAALGSPGHAVALGLWLPDSEGTCLRLVIGTGALAAAAGILERPLSGEPSCGAVWSYHSGRPSIETFDAPAMPAVRLNLPLRAREDGEPIGVLTAEGSPALRTAEAQQRLLLLARWLAGLLSVGASGSAGPLMARLNRLALMVNEEMALEPLLHHIVRELVELLRGDRGAIALMAEGGDHLVVVAEHNPAGTPSGLGVRIPIAGNPSMEWILRERRPLAIPDVRDAILGPVGPALEALGIRSLLIIPLVVGERVIGTIGVDSVGRPRVFTEAEQHLAQVVAAQVAGAVERARLLAEAQRRAAHLEVLHTVLREATAAPDLNALMERALTQLRAALKAPMGAIWLPGHAVVHGLSMETRRQITEAVRTAGLVFQGPIAVNDWHALPMDHPMQPLQPVIAGVGIRASVTVPIGRAEAPLGGLSLAVPEPRVWGPEEIALMEAVGRELGAVMERLQLLERLRAQTERLHILYQTARALAHGEEVFELLEQALGEIRAHLEADAVSVYGRDAAGSGLRLMVTQGFSPIPRVELGEAARTITGRVGATGEALWVEDCTAYPYPPETRAIIEREGFRTHAALPLRHQGEILGVLHVLWRRPRALDPEIRDLLQSLADLLATGIHRAQLLERARQEAAERAALNRALGEALRLREEMIQNVSHELRTPLTVAMGYLELLAEGVLGPLNAAQREAVEVSRGRLQELHRYVELLLTMQMARAAGEGRRQPLDLADLVREAARRLQARLDPARHSLQVEVPKEPVWMVGDPEELACAIGEVLDNAVKFSPAGGRIGIALAVGEGEILLRVWDEGIGIPPEHLPRVGEPFYQVEGGTTRRFSGMGIGLAAVRAILEAHGGAFHIRPRSPRGTEVLLRLPLHRDPEPQTSPPDPDPRG; translated from the coding sequence ATGGAGATCCCTCCGACGATCCGGGATCCCCTGCTGGAGTGGGTGGATTGCCTCCTGCGATCAGCGGATCCCGAGGAGGTGCTCCGGGAGGCCGCGGCAGCGCTGGGATCCCCGGGGCATGCGGTCGCCCTGGGGCTGTGGCTCCCGGATTCGGAGGGGACCTGTCTCCGGTTGGTGATCGGGACGGGGGCGCTGGCGGCCGCCGCCGGGATCCTAGAGCGGCCGCTCTCCGGCGAGCCCTCCTGCGGGGCCGTTTGGTCTTATCATTCCGGTCGGCCCTCGATTGAAACGTTCGACGCGCCGGCTATGCCGGCCGTCCGCCTGAATCTCCCCCTGCGCGCCCGGGAGGACGGGGAGCCCATAGGCGTGCTCACCGCCGAGGGGTCCCCCGCCTTGCGGACGGCAGAGGCGCAGCAACGGTTGCTCCTGCTGGCCCGCTGGCTGGCCGGGCTCCTGTCTGTGGGCGCCTCTGGATCGGCCGGGCCGCTGATGGCCCGACTGAACCGTCTGGCCCTCATGGTCAACGAGGAGATGGCCCTGGAGCCCCTGCTGCATCACATCGTCCGGGAGCTGGTGGAGCTGCTCCGGGGCGATCGGGGGGCGATCGCCCTGATGGCGGAGGGAGGGGATCACCTGGTGGTGGTGGCCGAACACAACCCGGCCGGGACGCCCTCGGGGCTGGGCGTGAGGATCCCCATCGCGGGGAATCCCTCGATGGAATGGATCCTGCGGGAGCGCCGGCCCCTGGCCATCCCGGATGTCCGGGATGCGATCCTGGGGCCCGTTGGGCCGGCTCTGGAGGCCTTGGGGATCCGCTCGCTGTTGATCATCCCCCTGGTGGTGGGGGAGCGGGTCATCGGGACCATCGGGGTGGACAGCGTGGGGCGCCCTCGCGTCTTCACGGAGGCGGAGCAGCATTTGGCCCAGGTCGTCGCGGCCCAGGTGGCGGGCGCGGTGGAGCGCGCGCGGTTGCTCGCGGAGGCGCAGCGTCGGGCGGCCCATTTGGAGGTCCTGCACACGGTGCTTCGGGAGGCGACGGCCGCGCCGGATCTGAACGCGCTGATGGAGCGGGCCCTCACGCAGCTTCGCGCGGCCCTGAAGGCCCCGATGGGGGCGATCTGGCTGCCCGGGCACGCGGTGGTGCATGGGCTTTCGATGGAAACGAGGCGACAGATCACTGAGGCGGTTCGCACGGCGGGCCTGGTGTTTCAGGGGCCGATCGCCGTGAACGACTGGCATGCACTCCCAATGGATCATCCGATGCAGCCGCTGCAGCCAGTGATCGCGGGGGTAGGGATCCGGGCCTCGGTGACCGTGCCGATCGGGCGGGCGGAGGCGCCTCTCGGCGGCTTAAGCCTGGCCGTCCCGGAGCCCCGGGTGTGGGGGCCGGAGGAGATCGCGCTGATGGAGGCGGTGGGGCGGGAGCTCGGCGCCGTGATGGAACGGCTGCAGCTGCTGGAGCGGCTGCGGGCCCAGACGGAGCGGCTCCACATACTGTATCAAACCGCCCGGGCGCTGGCCCACGGGGAGGAGGTGTTCGAGCTGCTGGAACAGGCCCTGGGGGAGATCCGGGCTCATCTGGAGGCCGATGCGGTGAGCGTATATGGAAGGGATGCGGCGGGCTCCGGGCTCCGGCTGATGGTCACCCAGGGTTTCTCCCCGATACCTCGGGTGGAACTGGGGGAGGCAGCCAGGACGATCACCGGTCGTGTCGGGGCGACCGGAGAGGCCCTGTGGGTGGAGGACTGCACGGCGTATCCGTATCCGCCGGAGACCCGGGCCATCATCGAACGAGAGGGGTTCCGCACCCATGCCGCGCTGCCCTTGCGCCATCAGGGGGAGATCCTGGGGGTGCTCCATGTGCTCTGGCGCCGGCCCCGTGCGCTGGATCCGGAGATCCGGGATCTGCTGCAGAGCCTGGCGGACCTGCTGGCCACAGGGATCCATCGGGCCCAGCTGCTGGAGCGGGCGCGTCAGGAGGCGGCGGAGCGGGCGGCCCTCAACCGGGCGCTGGGGGAGGCACTGCGGTTGCGGGAGGAGATGATCCAGAACGTCTCCCACGAGCTGCGCACGCCACTTACGGTGGCCATGGGGTATCTGGAGCTGCTGGCCGAAGGGGTGCTGGGTCCCTTGAACGCGGCCCAGCGGGAGGCCGTGGAGGTCAGCCGCGGGCGCCTGCAGGAGCTGCACCGGTATGTGGAGCTGCTGCTGACCATGCAGATGGCACGGGCGGCGGGGGAAGGGCGTCGGCAGCCCCTGGACCTGGCGGATCTGGTCCGGGAGGCGGCGCGGCGCCTTCAGGCCCGGCTGGATCCGGCTCGCCACTCGCTTCAGGTGGAGGTCCCGAAGGAACCCGTGTGGATGGTGGGGGATCCCGAAGAGCTGGCCTGTGCCATCGGGGAGGTTCTGGATAACGCAGTGAAATTCTCACCCGCAGGGGGGCGGATTGGGATCGCCCTCGCAGTGGGAGAGGGGGAGATCCTCCTGCGGGTGTGGGATGAAGGGATCGGTATCCCGCCGGAGCATCTGCCGCGGGTGGGGGAGCCGTTCTATCAGGTGGAGGGAGGCACCACGCGCCGCTTCAGCGGGATGGGGATCGGCCTGGCGGCTGTCCGGGCGATCCTCGAGGCCCACGGCGGTGCCTTCCACATCCGACCCCGATCCCCTCGCGGCACCGAAGTCCTCCTGCGACTCCCCTTGCACCGGGATCCGGAGCCCCAGACGTCCCCGCCGGATCCCGATCCCCGGGGCTGA
- a CDS encoding ABC transporter permease encodes MGWKGREPFLLIVNALLIVILAATTPFMMRPDAAGGRVLDLSALRLLLDNYAATFIGAVGMTLVILAGQIDLSVGSALALCAVVAAQVSQMGWPVPLAFLAPILVGTLIGLINGAIVAYGRIHAILVTLGMMTLLRGLVVHLVPAGWVATSDAFKGVGLARPLGVSTSIWIAAAFALVVALAARYTRWGREIYAVGSNPNAAAIVGIRPHRIWFTVLLFNGFAIGLASAVHASRFGVIQNNIGQGFELLLITAVVIGGTSIFGGYGSVGGTLLGVLFLALVRSALIYFRIPALWEQAVYGAFLLFAVGLDIARSRAWARAWRGGTA; translated from the coding sequence ATGGGGTGGAAAGGACGGGAGCCGTTTCTGTTGATCGTTAACGCGCTGCTGATCGTGATCTTGGCGGCCACCACGCCCTTTATGATGCGGCCGGACGCGGCGGGCGGCCGCGTGCTGGACCTGAGCGCGTTGCGTCTGCTACTGGACAACTACGCAGCGACGTTCATCGGGGCGGTGGGGATGACGCTGGTCATCCTGGCCGGCCAAATCGACCTATCGGTGGGCTCCGCCCTGGCCTTGTGTGCGGTGGTCGCTGCCCAGGTCTCCCAGATGGGATGGCCGGTTCCCCTGGCTTTCCTGGCTCCGATCCTGGTGGGGACGCTCATCGGACTGATCAACGGCGCTATCGTCGCCTACGGGCGGATCCACGCCATCCTGGTGACGTTGGGGATGATGACTCTCCTGCGCGGCCTGGTGGTTCACCTGGTCCCGGCGGGCTGGGTGGCGACCAGCGATGCCTTCAAGGGGGTGGGCCTGGCCCGGCCGCTGGGGGTTTCCACCTCAATCTGGATCGCTGCAGCCTTCGCCCTGGTGGTGGCCCTGGCCGCCCGTTACACGCGCTGGGGACGGGAGATCTATGCCGTGGGGAGCAACCCGAACGCCGCGGCCATCGTGGGGATCCGCCCCCACCGCATCTGGTTCACCGTCCTTCTTTTCAACGGATTTGCCATCGGGCTGGCCAGCGCCGTCCATGCCTCCCGCTTCGGGGTGATCCAGAACAACATCGGGCAGGGATTTGAGCTGCTGCTCATCACCGCAGTGGTCATCGGAGGGACCAGCATCTTCGGCGGCTATGGGAGCGTGGGAGGGACTCTCCTGGGGGTCCTGTTCCTGGCGCTGGTTCGTTCGGCGCTGATTTACTTCCGTATCCCTGCGCTCTGGGAACAGGCCGTTTACGGCGCCTTTCTGCTCTTCGCGGTAGGTCTGGACATCGCCCGGTCGCGGGCGTGGGCGCGGGCGTGGCGAGGGGGGACGGCATGA
- a CDS encoding Glu/Leu/Phe/Val family dehydrogenase — MAVEQIKPETLNPFEIVQKQLDEVAQVIGLEPHIHEMLRWPKLEIQVTFPVRMDDGSIRIFRGFRVQYNDARGPAKGGIRYHPQETLDTVRALAAWMTWKTAVMDLPLGGGKGGVVCDPKHLSQGELERISRAYIRAIAPFIGPERDVPAPDVYTNPQIMAWMMDEYSTIVGYNAPGVITGKPLPLGGSKGREDATARGGIYATREAAKVLGLDLNGATAAIQGYGNAGQHAHRLGTELLGLKVVAVSDSQGGVYNPKGLDFAALSAWKREHGTVVGFPGAEALTNEELLELPVTVLFPAALENQITAENAPRIRARIVAELANGPTTPEADHILHDKGIYVIPDFLCNAGGVTVSYFEMVQNAYGYYWSEAEVHQRLDEKMTAAFHAVHETARRYRVHNRLGAYIVAIERVVEAMRLRGWV, encoded by the coding sequence ATGGCGGTGGAACAGATCAAGCCGGAGACCCTGAACCCCTTCGAGATCGTCCAGAAGCAGCTGGATGAGGTCGCCCAGGTGATCGGCCTGGAGCCCCACATCCACGAGATGCTCCGCTGGCCCAAGCTGGAGATCCAGGTGACCTTCCCCGTCCGGATGGACGACGGCTCGATCCGCATCTTCCGGGGCTTCCGCGTGCAGTATAACGACGCCCGCGGTCCGGCCAAGGGCGGCATCCGCTATCACCCTCAGGAGACCCTCGACACCGTCCGGGCCCTGGCGGCGTGGATGACCTGGAAGACCGCGGTGATGGACCTGCCCCTGGGCGGTGGGAAAGGCGGCGTGGTGTGCGATCCCAAGCATCTCTCCCAGGGGGAGCTGGAGCGCATCAGCCGCGCCTACATCCGGGCCATCGCCCCCTTCATCGGGCCGGAGCGGGACGTGCCCGCGCCGGATGTCTACACCAACCCCCAGATCATGGCCTGGATGATGGATGAATACAGCACCATCGTCGGCTACAACGCGCCCGGCGTGATCACCGGCAAGCCCCTGCCCCTGGGCGGGAGCAAGGGCCGGGAGGACGCCACCGCCCGCGGTGGCATCTACGCCACCCGGGAGGCGGCGAAGGTCCTGGGCCTGGACCTGAACGGGGCCACCGCTGCCATCCAGGGCTACGGGAACGCCGGCCAGCACGCCCACCGCCTGGGGACCGAGCTCCTGGGCCTGAAGGTGGTGGCGGTCAGTGACTCCCAGGGCGGGGTCTACAACCCGAAGGGGCTGGACTTCGCCGCCCTGTCGGCCTGGAAGCGGGAGCACGGGACCGTGGTGGGCTTCCCTGGGGCGGAGGCCCTCACCAACGAGGAGCTGCTGGAGCTGCCGGTGACGGTGCTCTTCCCGGCAGCCCTGGAGAACCAGATCACCGCCGAGAACGCGCCGCGCATCCGGGCCCGCATCGTGGCCGAGCTGGCCAACGGGCCGACCACCCCAGAGGCCGACCACATCCTCCACGACAAGGGGATCTACGTCATCCCGGACTTCCTCTGCAACGCCGGCGGGGTGACGGTCTCCTACTTCGAGATGGTCCAGAACGCCTACGGGTATTACTGGAGCGAGGCGGAGGTGCACCAGCGCCTGGACGAGAAGATGACCGCGGCCTTCCACGCCGTGCACGAGACGGCCCGGCGCTACCGGGTGCACAACCGGCTGGGCGCCTACATCGTGGCCATCGAGCGGGTGGTGGAGGCCATGCGGTTGCGGGGCTGGGTGTAA
- a CDS encoding sensory rhodopsin transducer — translation MAWRRSRPNHGRRVWYIPDGYLPPLSSGPSELVSHESLCLLNPSPQEAHVTLTVYFEDRDPLRGISLKVPPERTWHVRLDRPEQLGGHVIPRGVPYALKVESDVPIVVQLSRMDVTQPNLALMTTMGYPAE, via the coding sequence ATGGCGTGGCGGCGCTCTCGTCCGAACCATGGGCGGAGGGTCTGGTATATCCCGGATGGCTATCTCCCCCCGCTGTCCTCCGGGCCATCTGAGCTGGTCAGTCATGAGTCCCTCTGTCTGCTGAACCCCTCCCCGCAAGAAGCCCATGTCACCCTTACGGTTTACTTTGAGGATCGCGATCCCCTTCGCGGGATCTCCCTGAAGGTGCCGCCCGAGCGCACCTGGCATGTCCGGCTGGATCGGCCGGAGCAGCTGGGCGGCCACGTGATCCCCCGGGGTGTTCCCTACGCGTTGAAGGTGGAGAGCGATGTGCCCATCGTGGTGCAGCTCTCGCGCATGGATGTGACACAGCCGAACCTCGCCCTGATGACCACGATGGGCTATCCGGCGGAATGA